The genomic interval CTGTTTCCGGCGGCGCCGCAGTTGAATAACCGGGCCTTCGACCTTTGCGGCAATCCCCATAAAGGGTGAATTGTGAAACAATAAGCATCTCTCCTGCAATATCCAAAAGAGAAAGGTTCATCTTGCCGTCATTGTCGGCAAATACTCGAAGATTTGCGATTTTCTCTGCCATCCAACTAATTTCGGCGTCGCCGTCCTCGGCATGAATACCCAGAAGCACCAGGAGACCGTCTGCTATTTCTCCGACTGTTACACCATCTGCCGTAACTGCTGCCCGGCTGACCCGCTGTATGACCGCCCGCATATCTGTTCCTCTTCCGTTGTCGTGTATATCCGCTGCCGTATCAAAGGGTGTGATCCGGTTCTCATGATCTGCACTTTACCGGAACCTGATCGGCAGCATGATCCGGCAGGATACACAATTTTCATTGAAATGAAAACAGCTTGAGTGTCCTGACCGGCAAAGCCTCAGGTTCTGCTGCGGAAGTAGTTCGTAATGGAAACACCTGACAGCAGCATGATGCCACCCAGAATTACCACGCCTTTGATGGACTCCCCCAATAAAATCCAGGAGAGGAGAATGGAGAAGAGCGGTACAAGATTGATGAATACTCCGGAACGTGTGGCGCCGATATTCTTGATGGCTCTATAATACAGAGAAAAACCCAACGCTGTTCCGAAAAAACCGAGATAGGTCAGGCCGAGCCAGTTCATAGCGTCAATATGGCCGAGATTTGAAAATAACCCGTAATAAGCGGCAGGAAAAAACAGGAGGATGGAGCCGATGAGCGACGAGTAGAAGACAGAAGCCAGCGGCGACAGCGATACCAGGACAACGCGGCCAATCAGGCTGTAGGCTACCCAGCTGACAACACAGCCCAGTAAGGTGATTTCTCCAACTCCGAAACCTGTGGAAAAAATCTCAGCGGGATGCCCGTTGCTGATCACGAAAACAGCACCGGTAAGAGAGAGCAGAATGCCACCGAACTGTTTGGCGGTAAGAGGTTCTTTGAGAAAGAGGGAGGCGAATATCGTGATTGCCAGAGGGTTCAGGGCGATGATCAGTGCCGCTCTTCCCGCAGAGATATATTGCAGCCCCGTGAAGAAGAAGACATTATAACTGAACACACCGGTCAGGCCGAGAAGAAGAAGAGGAAGCCACGTCTTTCGCGGAGGGATGGAAATTCTGCCGTCGGAGAGAAGTGTCAGGAAGAACAGGGCGACCGTGGCGATCGCGAATCGGATGAAAGCGGCGTTGGCCGGATTTACTTCGCCTGCCAGCGCTCTTCCGGCGATGAAGGTCCCTCCCCAGAAAAGCATGGTCAGGACGAGAGTTAAATAGGTGACAAATTGCATGGATGGCTCCCTGATATTTTTTCTAACAGTTATGGCATATACAACTGCTCGGTTTAGGTGTCAACCGCTTATGGAGAGCCGAATCTTTTTCCTGGTCCGGCACATACCCATCATTGTTCGGAAAGCACCAATGTTGAGTATAAAATAGAATTCTGGTATCTTGTGCGGAAAGTTTCGCCATAGCGTGGAGTGACTTTAAGAGATATGATTGAGTGAGAGATGAATTCTTCAATCTGACGGACTCGCAAAAAGCTCGATCTACGTCGTTGTAGATCAAGCTTTCTCGAAGTCGGAGTTTATGCCCATACGGACACTTATCGTAGAAACCATCTCTGCGACTTCGATGACTTTTTACAAGATTATCAATTTTGATATTGCTCTGGGAAGCTTCCGTTAATCGGTCTTCAGGGCTGTACAGCCTGATATTGCAGGGGGTACGGAAAATGTATTGGTTTCGCCATTTGCAACTGCGCTGGAAATTGCTGATAATGGTCATGCCTCTTGTGCTCGTCCCTCTGCTGCTCATCGCTTTTTTTGTCAGCAATGTCTCTATGGAGCTGGCATATGAAGGTATCACCCGCGCCACCAGGGACGATTTCCAGCATATGAGTGATTTCTCGCTGGATCTGATTGACGGCCATTATCGCCAGTACGAAGTCTATCAGCAGGAAAGGGAAGAGGCGGTTCGCAGAAAACTTCGTGATATAGTCGATCTGGCCTATAACCTGGTGGAGACGCAGTATGAACAGTCGATCCGTCGTGAGCTGCCCTCTCAAGGCGCCAAGATAGCCGCCAAAAACGGCCTCAAATTTGCCAGTATCGGTGAGGGCGGGTATATAACCGTGATGGACAGCGGCGGCAAGCTGCTGGTCCATCCGGTTTCCGAGGGCAAGAATATCTTCGATTCAAAGGATGAGGCCGGGCGGTATTTCATCAAGGAAATGTGTGATTCAGCCGTCAAGGCTCCTCCCGGCGAGGTTTTATTTACTGCCTATTCCTGGAAGAATGCACTCCTTGGCGATACTCGTCCCCGTGAAAAAGTTGTGGCCTACCGTTTCTTTTCCGAATGGGGGTGGGTCATATCCGCCGGCAATTATCTTGATGAAATTTATGATGAACAACCTTTTAAAAACCGTGCTTTTGATGATCTCAAAAAAAAGCTGAAGGAGAAAAAGGTCGGCAAATCAGGATTTATTTATGCGGCGGACTGCAGCGGCAGGCTGGCCATTCACCCCCACTATGAGGGGCAGAGTGTGAATTTCTGGCTGGATGGAGAAGGACAGGAGATGCTGCACCGGCTTTGTGAAAAAAAACAGACCTCCGGCTGGATGCGGTCACTCCAGGAGCAGGAGCCGGATAAAAAACCTCGAGTCAGAATTGCTAAGCTGGAATATTTTCCTCCCTGGGACTGGGTGGTCTTCGTCGAGGCCTACGAGGATGAACTTTTCGGCAGGGCGGCGGCAACCAAGAAGCATATCATGGCAAGTGTGATATTTTTCAGCCTGCTGGTCTCAGGTGTAGCCGGTCTGATTACATTTTATGTTGCCAAACGCTTCACTTTTCCAATTTTCATGATGACCGAGGAGATAGCCCGGGCCGGGGGAAGCCGTTTGGTAAGAAAAATAACCGTTCCGGAAGCCGAAGAGCTGAAAAAACTGGCTATCGCCATAAATACCATGTCCGACTTGATCCAGAGGGATAAGGTCCTTGAGGAAAAGCTCGCCAAAATGGAAAAAATGGCATCGATCGGAGTCCTCTCCTCCGGTGTCGCCCATGAGATCAATAACCCCATGGGGGTGATCCTGGGATATGCCTGTCATCTTGAAAAAAAGCTTGATGAAAATGATCCCAACTTTCACTTCATTCAGGAAATCAAACAGGAGAGCAAGAGATGTGTAAAAATTGTGCAGAATCTGCTCGATTTTGCCAGGGCGCCAAAACTATCCTTTGAGCAGGTTGATATTAACGATCTTCTTGATCAGATAGTTGATTTTGCCCGGAGCCATGCCGAAACGGAAAATATCTCCCTGCAGAAGAATTTCTCGGACGGCCTACCCGAGATCAGCATTGATGCCGACCAGCTCCGTCAGGTCATGATGAATCTTATCCTCAACGGCGCCGCAGCCATGAAAGAGGGAGGAACGCTGACAATTTCCACCTTTCTTGATAGTGAGATGCTGCAGATTGTTACGGAAGATACCGGTCAGGGAATTCCCCGGGAAAATCTTAACGAGGTGTATGAACCATTTTTTACCACTAAGGCAAAGGGGACCGGATTAGGCCTTGCCATAAGCAAGCAGATAGTGGAGGCCCATCTGGGAACAATCGAAATAGAAAGCACCGTCGGAGTTGGGACAACGGTAATTATGCGTTTACCGGTTAAATGAATGTTGATGGCGTCGTAAAAACTCTTCATCTTCTTCGTTGCTACAAATTTTCTATCATTACGACGTACCTTAGTACGACGAAATAATAGAAAATTTGCGCGCCTCGAATATGAAGCTTTTTACTTAGCCATCACAGATTCTACCCCTTTACAAGTCCATCAATGTTCAGATAGCCACGATCCAGTATTATTTCATGAGAGATGCAACAAAATGGAGGTAGCGGGTGACAGCGGGAGCTCATATTCTAGTCATAGATAATGAAAAAGGTCTTTGTAAGATGTTGGAAGCGGTGCTGACCGACAGCGGTTATCGAGTTTCCGCCTTTACCGAGCCACAGAAAGCTCTGGAAGTTTTTCACCCAGGTCACTTCCATATGGTGATAACCGATGTGAAGATGCCGGCAATGGATGGACTGGAGGTTTTAAAGTTAATCAAAAAGCAGGATGACGACGTTCCGGTGATTATGATTACCGGTTACGCCACTGTGGAAATGTCGATACATGCGCTGCGAAACGGTGCGTTTGATATTTTGACCAAACCCTTCGAACCCGAAGAGCTGATGCAGCGGGTTCGCAATGGTTTGCGGCAGACTTCACTAGTGGAGGAAAACAAACAGCTGCGTCAGGAGTTGGCCAACCACGACAGATTTGGTGAAGTGATAGGTAAATCTCCGGCCCTGACAACAGTGTTGGATACGGCGCGAAAGATTGCCCGCAGGGATATTTCAGTGACTATCAGCGGCGAATCCGGAACCGGCAAGGAACTTGTAGCATGCGCTATCCATGAGCATTCGGCCAGGCGGGGCAAGCCTTTTGTTGCTATTAATTGCGGTGCTTTGCCGGAGTCGCTTCTGGAAAGTGAACTGTTCGGCCACGCCAAGGGCGCCTTTACTGGAGCGGATCAGGAAAAGAAGGGACTTTTCGAAATGGCTGACCATGGCACGCTTCTGCTTGATGAAGTCGGCAATCTTCCTATGAATGTACAAAAGGCACTGCTTCGTTTTCTTCAGGAAAAAGAGTTTTACCGGGTCGGGGAAACCACGCCGACCAGCGTTGATGTACGGGTGCTTGCCGCTACCAATGCCGATCTGCAAGAGGAGATGGCTGCGGGAAATTTTCGTGAGGATCTCTATTACCGGCTCGCTGTGGTCCGCCTGGAGATACCTCCATTGCGTAAACGGAGAACTGATATTCCCTTACTGGCGGCGCATTTTGTCGAGATCATGAATCGCCGCTTCGGCACTAAAGTGAAGGGGTTCACTCCAGAGGCGTGTGAGGTGATGATCGGCTATGACTGGCCCGGCAACATTCGTGAGTTGAAGAATGTCATCGAAGCGACCCTGGCCATTGAAAGTGAAAGTCTTGTTGGGATTGACGGGTTGTCGCGGTTGATGGATGTTAAAAAATTTAGAAAGAATAATGCCCATTTGGCCGGTCTGCCAAAATACAGCGACGCCCTCAGCTCATTCGAACAGGATTATTTTGCCACTCTGCTTCAGCGAAATCGCAACAATGTCGAGCGAGCGGCTGAGAAGGCCGAGGTGAATGTGGCCACTCTTTATCGGAAGATAAAAAAATATAACCTCAGGTAATCTGTTTTTCTCAAAATTGCATTTCTGTAGAGGTGTTAATGGGTTTCAATTAATGCCATAAATACGGAGCTATATGTAAATTTACCTTTTCAATTTCCCTTGAAACAGTGCATCGGTGCCGGATAATTCGCGCAAATGCTAAAATTAAAAAATTCCTTCCGGGGTTTTGTAAATATATGGAAATGTAATATATTTTGCAGAATCGCCGCCAAGTCACACTGCTGCATCCTCCTTCTAATGGTTGTTTGTATTCGCATTGATGCGAAAATCTGAACCGCATTGTATAACAGCCGATACTGTTATATTGAAAAATTCTATGATTCCGGTGTATTATGGGATTGTCAATTGCTGGGATTGATTTTTGCATATCTGGAGTTACACCGGGAATCCCGTGCCCGGTCAAGCTGTTCGAATTTGGCAGAAGTTTTTCTTCGACAGCAATAAGGTTGTGCCCGTAACGGATTACAGCTCCACATCGCTCTCCTCCAAGGACTGATGAAGTTTTTCTCTGTTTACCAGAGTTTTCTTGTGGGCTGTCGCTCTCAGACGTTTCCGGGCACGACCTTGTCCTTTCTGCACCCGCACCTCTGCGATTTGTAAAGGTGCTCTTTCCTTATAATTCCTTAGTTTATCAAGAAAAAATCTTGGAATGGTTCTCATGCGCCATTATTCTGTTAACATTGTTCACCTGGAATGGTAGTATTGCTTGAATATCAACAAACGATGGGCTTGTAAAAAGCTCGATCTACGTCGTTGTAGATCTGAAACGGCTATTCGCCGTACCACAAGTACTGCCAAATCACCGTTTAAGATACTTCGTCTGGTGTTTCCGGCTTTTTTGAAATCTGCGCTTATCGCAGAGGTCCATCTCGGCAACTTCAATATCTTTTTGCGAGGTTACCGTAAATCATATTAGTTTTTCAGCCGAGCAGGAAAATTCATGATAAAAAAAATTCAGAGCCTTGTTGAGGAAATGTCGCTGGAGCTGCCGCATATTCTGGCTGTGGCGGTTGTGACTGTGGATGACGGCATGTCTATCGCAGAGGCGACTCGCCGGGAAGGCATTGAGACGGCGGCAGCTTCGGCGTATCTTGCCTCTATCGTTAAATCGAATAGTAAGGCAATCAGCCTTCTGGCCGATGATGATCTGATTGATGATATTCTGATAACTACCGATCAATATCACTTTATCATCAGGCATATGCCGGAGCAGCCCTTTTTTATTTTCCTGATGACGAGCAGAAAGGAATGGCTGGCCAAGGCGAGGATGCTCATTAAAAAATATGAACCAAAATTCGTAGGTCTGCGTGAGGCACTGGAACACCTTACCTGAGTTTGATGGCTGAAAAGCGGTTTAAGCACGCGCCGGAGGGTCTTTGGTTGGCAGGGATCCTCCTCCAAAATCGTATTTTCAAGTTCTCAACCAGTTGAACTGGATAGGTACTAGCCCAGCTGAGCTGGATGAGAGCTTTTAGACAGATTGAAAACAGTCTGTAAAGTTCTAATCCAGCTGAGCTGGATAAGTGCCATGGTTATAGAGGCAGATTCACGGAGTTTTAAATACATTTTTCGTTTTTTTAGGGCAGTTTTTCAGGAATAAGGCACTAAAAAGCTACTTTTTCTATCTTTGCCGAATTTTTCTTGATTGCGATTCTAATCCAGCCGAGATTGGTATCTTTATCTGCAACAATAACCAGAAAGGCATCCTCGCCCACGGGTGCGAACATAACAGGGCCTTCAGCGTATTCAAGCATGGTCATGTTCAGTTCGCCTTGACCAAGCTGGGTTCCCATCGCTTCTGCCGACCCGAAACCGGAGGAGGCGATGGCGCCGATCATTTCCGCATCGATGCCGGTTCTGGCCAGACTGTCCAGCAGGAAACCATCTCGTCCAACCAGGCATGCTGTATGGACGCCATCAATGTTCGTAAACTCTGCTAAGATTTTCTGGATTTCTGTCATGTCATTTTCCTCTGTGGTTTCCAATTCTCCTGAATTGGTTGTGATATCGTCTAACTTTTCGGCGGCAGGCGCATTTATGTCTCCTGCCGGTGGTAGTTCAAATTCTTTTTCCGAGAAGGCCAGGGCATTCACACCGGAAGCAGTTTTGCTTTTCGCCTCATCCTTCATCACCGCCGCTTCAAGCATTAATGATTCAACTGATTTTCCCATGCTGACCAGAGGCGGGTCCACTCCATTGACACTCTGAAGCTCTGCCCCCTCTGTTTCAATAATGTTGAAAAACGCCGTTTCTCCGGTATCGTTGCCAAACATTGCGTGAATGACCTTCCCCTCTTTGAAAAAGATCATGCCCTCTTTGCCGCCGGCGGTGATCTTTAATGCCGAGGTGGACTTGGCGAGT from Desulfopila inferna carries:
- a CDS encoding DMT family transporter, encoding MQFVTYLTLVLTMLFWGGTFIAGRALAGEVNPANAAFIRFAIATVALFFLTLLSDGRISIPPRKTWLPLLLLGLTGVFSYNVFFFTGLQYISAGRAALIIALNPLAITIFASLFLKEPLTAKQFGGILLSLTGAVFVISNGHPAEIFSTGFGVGEITLLGCVVSWVAYSLIGRVVLVSLSPLASVFYSSLIGSILLFFPAAYYGLFSNLGHIDAMNWLGLTYLGFFGTALGFSLYYRAIKNIGATRSGVFINLVPLFSILLSWILLGESIKGVVILGGIMLLSGVSITNYFRSRT
- a CDS encoding sigma 54-interacting transcriptional regulator; the protein is MTAGAHILVIDNEKGLCKMLEAVLTDSGYRVSAFTEPQKALEVFHPGHFHMVITDVKMPAMDGLEVLKLIKKQDDDVPVIMITGYATVEMSIHALRNGAFDILTKPFEPEELMQRVRNGLRQTSLVEENKQLRQELANHDRFGEVIGKSPALTTVLDTARKIARRDISVTISGESGTGKELVACAIHEHSARRGKPFVAINCGALPESLLESELFGHAKGAFTGADQEKKGLFEMADHGTLLLDEVGNLPMNVQKALLRFLQEKEFYRVGETTPTSVDVRVLAATNADLQEEMAAGNFREDLYYRLAVVRLEIPPLRKRRTDIPLLAAHFVEIMNRRFGTKVKGFTPEACEVMIGYDWPGNIRELKNVIEATLAIESESLVGIDGLSRLMDVKKFRKNNAHLAGLPKYSDALSSFEQDYFATLLQRNRNNVERAAEKAEVNVATLYRKIKKYNLR
- the dtd gene encoding D-aminoacyl-tRNA deacylase; translated protein: MRAVIQRVSRAAVTADGVTVGEIADGLLVLLGIHAEDGDAEISWMAEKIANLRVFADNDGKMNLSLLDIAGEMLIVSQFTLYGDCRKGRRPGYSTAAPPETAEPLYHKFITQVQALDIKTATGQFGAMMQVTLTNDGPVTLLLDSDKIF
- a CDS encoding sensor histidine kinase, with amino-acid sequence MYWFRHLQLRWKLLIMVMPLVLVPLLLIAFFVSNVSMELAYEGITRATRDDFQHMSDFSLDLIDGHYRQYEVYQQEREEAVRRKLRDIVDLAYNLVETQYEQSIRRELPSQGAKIAAKNGLKFASIGEGGYITVMDSGGKLLVHPVSEGKNIFDSKDEAGRYFIKEMCDSAVKAPPGEVLFTAYSWKNALLGDTRPREKVVAYRFFSEWGWVISAGNYLDEIYDEQPFKNRAFDDLKKKLKEKKVGKSGFIYAADCSGRLAIHPHYEGQSVNFWLDGEGQEMLHRLCEKKQTSGWMRSLQEQEPDKKPRVRIAKLEYFPPWDWVVFVEAYEDELFGRAAATKKHIMASVIFFSLLVSGVAGLITFYVAKRFTFPIFMMTEEIARAGGSRLVRKITVPEAEELKKLAIAINTMSDLIQRDKVLEEKLAKMEKMASIGVLSSGVAHEINNPMGVILGYACHLEKKLDENDPNFHFIQEIKQESKRCVKIVQNLLDFARAPKLSFEQVDINDLLDQIVDFARSHAETENISLQKNFSDGLPEISIDADQLRQVMMNLILNGAAAMKEGGTLTISTFLDSEMLQIVTEDTGQGIPRENLNEVYEPFFTTKAKGTGLGLAISKQIVEAHLGTIEIESTVGVGTTVIMRLPVK
- a CDS encoding response regulator, whose translation is MKKVLIVDDEEDMLWMLQRNLDNGIPNIETFTAQSGNEALNILNETAVSLVITDINMPGMSGLELLTEVSTKWKDTKVIIMTAYPSNAFANKAKKDGAVQFVEKPFDINEMREIVENVLEEGGSGQTNGGIALLDIIQFNGLAKSTSALKITAGGKEGMIFFKEGKVIHAMFGNDTGETAFFNIIETEGAELQSVNGVDPPLVSMGKSVESLMLEAAVMKDEAKSKTASGVNALAFSEKEFELPPAGDINAPAAEKLDDITTNSGELETTEENDMTEIQKILAEFTNIDGVHTACLVGRDGFLLDSLARTGIDAEMIGAIASSGFGSAEAMGTQLGQGELNMTMLEYAEGPVMFAPVGEDAFLVIVADKDTNLGWIRIAIKKNSAKIEKVAF